Proteins encoded by one window of Streptomyces uncialis:
- a CDS encoding alpha/beta hydrolase, whose translation MQVRRLVPVLAVSVLATLIPTAAGAATERARAPVTDPLLPFTQQRPDFARCGPGTPADFECATVRVPLDYRAPGGDTLGIAVSRIKAADPAARRGVLLTNPGGPGGPGLEIPLDLSEMLPGSVKDRYDLIGFDPRGVGRSAPVSCGLTDEEKPWPRHSDRTTFDASERWARTVADKCRTAERKTLRHITTRNTARDMDIVRAALGEKRISYLGYSYGTYLGAVYTQMFPRRADRFVLDSAVDPAQVWRQFFRGWAPESEKAFHRWARWTARHHDRYALGGTAAEVSRTFHDLMRRADREPVTIGGVRYDGVALREILRAPFFTPVVAADAVATVRDASAGRATSSALLAPEYPSDNELSSVWAILCGDVAWERDPARYRADSLRDAVRYPVYGDFAAGITPCAHWDRPVEPVTRVSNHVKALIVQNEWDSQTPLALGQGMRRALKGARMVTVDEGEGHGVYGYGTSECAERAGTAYLTTGRLPAKDLHCDVNPAPAGSDPGGRSGPKKVPGPLGVGPR comes from the coding sequence GTGCAGGTAAGACGACTCGTGCCCGTGCTCGCGGTGAGTGTGCTGGCGACCCTGATCCCTACGGCGGCCGGCGCGGCCACGGAACGGGCGCGGGCGCCCGTCACCGACCCGCTGCTGCCGTTCACCCAGCAGCGCCCCGACTTCGCCCGCTGCGGGCCCGGCACCCCGGCCGACTTCGAGTGCGCCACCGTCCGGGTGCCGCTGGACTATCGGGCGCCGGGCGGGGACACCCTCGGGATCGCGGTGTCCCGGATCAAGGCGGCCGACCCCGCGGCCCGACGTGGTGTGCTGCTCACCAATCCCGGCGGCCCCGGCGGACCCGGTCTTGAGATACCGCTGGACCTGTCCGAGATGCTTCCCGGGTCCGTGAAGGACCGTTACGACCTCATCGGGTTCGACCCCCGGGGCGTGGGCCGCAGCGCTCCCGTCAGCTGCGGTCTCACCGACGAGGAGAAGCCCTGGCCCCGGCACTCGGACCGGACCACGTTCGATGCGTCGGAGCGCTGGGCGCGGACGGTCGCCGACAAGTGCCGTACCGCCGAGCGGAAGACGCTGCGGCACATCACCACCCGCAACACCGCCCGGGACATGGACATCGTCCGGGCGGCGCTCGGGGAGAAGCGGATCAGCTATCTCGGCTACTCGTACGGCACCTACCTCGGGGCCGTGTACACCCAGATGTTCCCGCGCCGGGCCGACCGGTTCGTCCTGGACAGCGCCGTCGATCCGGCGCAGGTCTGGCGCCAGTTCTTCCGCGGCTGGGCGCCCGAGTCCGAGAAGGCGTTCCACCGGTGGGCGCGCTGGACGGCGCGGCATCACGACCGGTACGCGCTCGGCGGGACGGCCGCCGAGGTCAGCCGTACCTTCCATGATCTGATGCGCCGCGCCGACCGCGAGCCGGTGACCATCGGCGGTGTCCGCTACGACGGTGTCGCGCTCAGGGAGATTCTGCGGGCCCCGTTCTTCACCCCGGTCGTGGCCGCCGACGCGGTGGCGACCGTGCGGGACGCCTCGGCGGGACGCGCGACGAGTTCCGCTCTCCTCGCCCCGGAGTATCCGTCGGACAACGAACTGTCCTCCGTGTGGGCGATCCTGTGCGGCGATGTCGCCTGGGAACGCGACCCCGCCCGCTACCGCGCCGACTCCCTGCGGGACGCCGTCCGCTACCCCGTGTACGGGGACTTCGCCGCCGGGATCACCCCGTGCGCCCACTGGGACCGGCCCGTCGAGCCGGTCACCCGGGTCTCCAACCACGTCAAGGCGCTGATCGTCCAGAACGAGTGGGACTCGCAGACCCCGCTCGCCCTGGGCCAGGGCATGCGCCGGGCCCTGAAGGGTGCCCGGATGGTCACGGTCGACGAGGGCGAGGGGCACGGTGTCTACGGCTACGGCACCAGTGAGTGCGCCGAGCGCGCGGGGACCGCGTACCTCACCACGGGGCGGCTGCCCGCGAAGGATCTGCACTGCGACGTGAACCCGGCCCCCGCCGGGTCGGACCCGGGTGGGCGGTCCGGCCCCAAGAAGGTTCCGGGACCGCTGGGCGTCGGGCCACGCTGA
- a CDS encoding enoyl-CoA hydratase/isomerase family protein — translation MSLQEFIPTPDFEEYRETFKDFFHLERTDGVIVARAHTLGGPIQLSVQNHRALGQMLKTIGADPENEVLILTGSGEEFMMDADPEGFALEEEDLPHWAYEYAYKDGRINVSSLINDLEIPTIGIFNGSGFHSEIVLMCDITLCAEDATVFDLHYDISSVPGDGIHSCFQELLGVKRAAYALLTGEAISAQQALEWGMVNELLPRAELLERARTIAAHIMSKPRVTRRLTTQIVRRPWRRRITDDLDGGFGIQMFGHLAKQKSIHSKKHIADTVAYVREGRPNNFD, via the coding sequence ATGTCGCTCCAGGAGTTCATTCCCACCCCGGATTTCGAGGAGTACCGCGAGACGTTCAAGGACTTCTTCCACCTCGAACGGACCGACGGTGTCATCGTCGCCCGCGCGCACACCCTCGGCGGCCCGATCCAGCTCAGCGTCCAGAACCACCGGGCCCTCGGCCAGATGCTCAAGACGATCGGCGCCGACCCCGAGAACGAGGTCCTGATCCTCACCGGCAGCGGTGAGGAGTTCATGATGGACGCCGACCCGGAAGGGTTCGCGCTGGAGGAGGAGGACCTGCCGCACTGGGCGTACGAGTACGCCTACAAGGACGGCCGGATCAATGTCAGCTCGCTGATCAACGACCTGGAGATCCCCACCATCGGGATCTTCAACGGCTCGGGGTTCCACTCCGAGATCGTCCTGATGTGCGACATCACCCTGTGCGCCGAGGACGCCACCGTCTTCGATCTGCACTACGACATCAGCTCGGTACCCGGTGACGGTATCCACAGCTGCTTCCAGGAACTCCTCGGCGTCAAGCGCGCCGCGTACGCGCTGCTCACCGGCGAGGCCATCAGCGCCCAGCAGGCGCTGGAGTGGGGCATGGTCAACGAGCTGCTGCCGCGCGCGGAGCTGCTGGAGCGCGCCCGCACGATCGCCGCCCACATCATGTCCAAGCCCCGGGTCACCCGGCGGCTGACCACCCAGATCGTCCGCAGGCCCTGGCGCCGCCGGATCACCGACGACCTCGACGGCGGTTTCGGCATCCAGATGTTCGGTCATCTGGCCAAGCAGAAGTCCATCCACAGCAAGAAGCACATCGCGGACACCGTCGCGTATGTGCGTGAGGGCCGTCCCAACAACTTCGACTGA
- a CDS encoding SAM-dependent methyltransferase codes for MTDTRSAAWDEYARTKPQRRTTNARGETTWFNWTQYADHGPGAEVLALEPGGTALDLGCGAGGNAAHLAGLGVRAVGIDLSPEQLAKARERWADVDGMELHQGDALAYLRESRTVFDAIYSVFGAGWFSAPGLLLPVVHANLRPGGVFAMSQRPPIEGCYGCQASYIPRGADEDPAVVKRWDHEPDVWALILKEHGYVDVSASVIAAPPGSRRTTGTLLVRGVRGGHKQLVASD; via the coding sequence GTGACCGACACCCGTAGTGCTGCCTGGGACGAGTACGCGCGGACCAAGCCCCAGCGGCGTACGACGAACGCACGTGGTGAGACCACGTGGTTCAACTGGACCCAGTACGCCGACCACGGACCCGGGGCCGAGGTGCTGGCGTTGGAACCGGGTGGGACCGCGCTCGACCTCGGCTGTGGTGCGGGCGGGAACGCCGCCCACCTCGCTGGTCTCGGTGTGCGGGCTGTGGGCATCGACCTTTCCCCCGAGCAGCTCGCGAAGGCACGGGAGCGGTGGGCCGATGTGGACGGGATGGAGCTGCACCAGGGCGACGCGCTCGCCTACCTGCGAGAGAGCCGCACGGTCTTCGACGCGATCTACAGCGTCTTCGGCGCGGGTTGGTTCTCCGCCCCGGGCCTGCTGCTGCCGGTCGTGCATGCGAACCTCAGGCCCGGCGGCGTGTTCGCGATGTCCCAGCGCCCTCCGATCGAGGGGTGCTACGGGTGCCAGGCGTCGTACATCCCTCGCGGGGCCGACGAGGACCCCGCCGTCGTCAAGCGGTGGGACCACGAACCGGATGTCTGGGCGCTGATCCTCAAGGAGCACGGGTACGTGGACGTGTCCGCCTCCGTGATCGCCGCGCCCCCGGGTTCCCGGCGCACCACGGGCACATTGCTCGTCCGGGGCGTCCGGGGCGGCCACAAGCAGCTGGTGGCGTCGGACTGA
- a CDS encoding helix-turn-helix domain-containing protein, protein MPALPYDHTAARIKRLRLERHLTQKALADLSGVAYSTLTKTEQGVIPATPYVLGCLARALRIDVSTLNGQPYAAELRADELDILILPIREALDVYDLGADPDITPRPRDRIAADAEALCAAVRHGDLKLAAACVSALIPEATTAAHLDGATEDWLTLASTYRTAYDVTTKLGYTDLATLALARMDWAAQRGSSAVVGGIHRYMRALTYLRSGHYRTGRRLVDLGLEALGQADPGRERDVATGQLHLGAAVVAGRSQNRGQAEEHLTAAEHIAQRTGEAVQVWWLAFGPTNVAVHRVSVLAEINEYEAAVTAGRGLTLPEDWPASRKSHHHAELARSRMWTGDTDGSYRSLVRARKSAPQQARYSPTVRQTYQGLETAKRRLPGDFLSYGTWLGV, encoded by the coding sequence ATGCCTGCACTTCCGTATGACCACACAGCCGCGCGTATCAAGCGCCTCCGCCTGGAACGCCACCTCACGCAAAAGGCCCTCGCCGATCTGTCCGGGGTCGCCTACTCCACGCTCACCAAGACGGAGCAGGGGGTCATCCCCGCCACTCCCTACGTCCTCGGGTGCCTGGCCCGCGCCCTCCGGATCGATGTCAGCACGCTCAACGGCCAGCCCTACGCGGCGGAACTGCGCGCCGACGAGCTGGACATACTGATCCTGCCGATCCGTGAGGCGCTGGACGTGTACGACCTCGGCGCCGACCCCGACATCACACCCCGCCCGCGTGACCGGATCGCGGCCGACGCCGAGGCACTGTGTGCGGCCGTCCGCCACGGAGACCTCAAGCTCGCCGCCGCATGTGTGTCCGCCCTGATCCCCGAGGCCACCACGGCGGCGCACCTGGACGGCGCCACCGAGGACTGGCTGACGCTCGCCAGCACCTACCGCACCGCCTACGACGTCACCACGAAGCTGGGGTACACCGACCTGGCCACGCTCGCCCTCGCCCGGATGGACTGGGCGGCACAGCGCGGCTCCAGCGCCGTGGTCGGCGGCATCCACCGGTACATGCGGGCCCTGACCTATCTGCGGTCCGGCCACTACAGGACCGGACGGCGCCTGGTGGACCTCGGCCTGGAAGCCCTCGGACAGGCCGACCCGGGGAGGGAACGGGACGTCGCCACCGGCCAGTTGCACCTGGGCGCGGCGGTCGTCGCCGGACGGTCCCAGAACCGTGGCCAGGCGGAGGAACATCTGACGGCGGCCGAACACATCGCACAACGGACGGGCGAGGCAGTCCAGGTGTGGTGGCTCGCGTTCGGACCCACCAACGTCGCCGTGCACCGGGTGAGCGTCCTCGCGGAGATCAACGAGTACGAAGCCGCCGTCACGGCCGGACGCGGCCTGACCCTTCCGGAGGACTGGCCCGCCTCCCGGAAGAGCCACCACCACGCGGAACTGGCCCGCTCCCGCATGTGGACCGGCGACACCGACGGGTCGTACCGCAGCCTCGTCCGCGCCCGGAAGTCCGCCCCGCAGCAAGCTCGTTACTCCCCGACGGTCCGCCAGACCTACCAGGGCCTGGAGACCGCGAAGCGCCGCCTCCCGGGCGACTTCCTGTCCTACGGGACATGGCTGGGCGTCTGA
- a CDS encoding FadR/GntR family transcriptional regulator has protein sequence MTRTKQLPPDSPWQALQGIGAAGQDGVAQEIAAQVQQLILSRELSDGSRIPSERDLAVLLSTSRPTVSQAIRILVVKGLVESRRGSGAYVRLRPEVNLAASMSLMLEVDPESVGSLAELRLSLESTGVVRAIERATPEELAEAERALRRLAGSAGDIASWMSADTYFHATLIGASHNTYLAAMFDSAHTALIDYEYRAWVDSGTVPRWLEPDRIGDLTAIHEPILRAVQRRDVDAALYAVRHHHEVMSRHLRLSA, from the coding sequence GTGACGCGTACGAAGCAACTGCCGCCGGACAGTCCCTGGCAGGCACTCCAGGGCATCGGCGCGGCCGGGCAGGACGGGGTCGCGCAGGAGATCGCCGCGCAGGTCCAGCAGCTGATCCTGTCCCGTGAGCTGAGCGACGGCTCGCGTATTCCGTCGGAGCGGGATCTCGCGGTGCTGCTGTCGACCAGCCGCCCCACGGTGAGCCAGGCCATCCGCATCCTGGTCGTCAAGGGTCTGGTGGAGTCGCGGCGCGGATCGGGCGCGTACGTACGGCTGCGGCCCGAGGTCAACCTGGCCGCCTCGATGAGCCTGATGCTGGAGGTGGACCCGGAGTCGGTGGGTTCGCTGGCCGAGCTGCGGCTGTCGCTGGAGTCGACCGGGGTCGTCCGGGCGATCGAGCGGGCGACACCGGAGGAGCTCGCGGAGGCGGAGCGGGCGCTGCGGCGGCTGGCGGGCAGCGCGGGCGACATCGCGAGCTGGATGAGCGCGGACACCTACTTCCACGCGACACTGATCGGCGCCTCGCACAACACGTACCTCGCGGCGATGTTCGACAGCGCGCACACCGCGCTGATCGACTACGAGTACCGCGCGTGGGTCGACAGCGGCACGGTCCCCCGGTGGCTGGAGCCCGACCGGATCGGGGACCTGACGGCGATCCACGAGCCGATCCTGCGGGCGGTGCAGCGCCGGGACGTGGACGCGGCGCTGTACGCGGTGCGCCATCACCATGAGGTGATGAGCCGCCATCTGCGGCTGAGCGCGTGA
- a CDS encoding transketolase family protein, whose protein sequence is MRRPPYPVRTKPYGTAFLELARERPEIVCLSGDLTRQCEIDLFQAEFPERFVHAAMAEANMMGVAGALARSGHLPFVHTFGVFATRRAYDQIANAIAYPALPVRIIGFMPGVSTPGGPSHQAIDDVALMRALPNMTVVDVADAVETAQVARAVADLPGPVYVRLKRGEIPVVFDDGHRLSLQHAEVLARGIDVALFSSGMMLATTLAAARTLEEAGVSVSVVHVPTLKPLDGATVREVAGGVRALVTAENHSVVGGLGSAVAETLAEAGIGRPLRRIGIQDTFAEGSLTAPYLFERYGLSVRHVVDAAWSALDRPGPAPETPDTPETTTGSGAYSPV, encoded by the coding sequence ATGCGTAGGCCCCCTTACCCCGTACGCACCAAGCCGTACGGCACCGCGTTCCTCGAACTGGCCCGGGAGCGGCCCGAGATCGTGTGCCTCAGCGGGGATCTGACCCGGCAGTGCGAGATCGATCTGTTCCAGGCGGAGTTCCCCGAACGGTTCGTGCACGCGGCGATGGCCGAGGCGAACATGATGGGTGTCGCCGGGGCCCTGGCGCGCTCCGGTCATCTGCCGTTCGTCCACACCTTCGGCGTCTTCGCGACCCGCCGCGCCTACGACCAGATCGCCAACGCCATCGCCTACCCGGCGCTGCCGGTGCGGATCATCGGCTTCATGCCCGGGGTGTCCACCCCCGGCGGACCGAGCCACCAGGCCATCGACGATGTGGCGCTGATGCGGGCCCTGCCCAACATGACGGTCGTCGATGTGGCGGACGCGGTGGAGACGGCGCAGGTGGCACGCGCCGTGGCCGACCTCCCCGGACCGGTGTACGTCCGGCTCAAGCGCGGGGAGATCCCCGTGGTGTTCGACGACGGACACCGGCTGTCGCTCCAGCACGCGGAGGTGCTGGCGCGCGGCATCGACGTCGCGCTGTTCTCCAGCGGGATGATGCTCGCGACCACGCTGGCCGCGGCGCGCACGCTGGAGGAGGCCGGGGTCTCGGTCTCCGTGGTCCACGTCCCCACCCTCAAACCCCTGGACGGCGCGACCGTACGGGAGGTGGCGGGCGGGGTCCGGGCCCTGGTCACGGCGGAGAACCACTCGGTCGTCGGCGGCCTCGGATCGGCGGTCGCGGAGACCCTCGCCGAGGCGGGCATCGGACGGCCGCTGCGCCGGATCGGCATCCAGGACACCTTCGCCGAGGGCTCCTTGACCGCGCCGTACCTCTTCGAACGCTACGGACTGTCGGTACGGCACGTGGTGGACGCCGCGTGGTCCGCCCTCGACCGCCCCGGCCCCGCACCCGAGACACCCGACACCCCGGAGACGACCACGGGGAGCGGGGCGTACTCCCCTGTCTGA
- a CDS encoding 1-deoxy-D-xylulose-5-phosphate synthase N-terminal domain-containing protein produces the protein MLMPTVRRFSDPGSRWTVTDPVELALRVRLNAVRMVAPQGFGYLGQALSSAEQVAALFSAARPGRDRLVCSPGHYVIGPFAAAVALGLLDESALRDYGKNGSGVEAIGSERSPVVDHTCGSLGQGLSAAAGFALSDRMRGRDVRTFAMVSDGELEEGQVWEAAMFAAHHGLASLTVLVDANNSQVDGPVDTVTTLEPIAAKWESFGWHTADVDGHDPVALAAALADADAEPDRPSVVVCRTSTSHGLDCLPPDADGHFIKLSPELAWRAIDELTRELEALHA, from the coding sequence ATGCTGATGCCCACCGTGCGGCGCTTCTCCGACCCGGGAAGCCGCTGGACAGTCACCGATCCCGTGGAGCTGGCGCTGCGCGTCCGGCTCAACGCGGTCCGCATGGTCGCCCCGCAGGGCTTCGGCTATCTCGGACAGGCCCTTTCCTCCGCCGAGCAGGTCGCCGCGCTGTTCAGCGCCGCGCGGCCCGGCCGGGACCGGCTGGTCTGCTCACCCGGCCACTACGTCATCGGCCCGTTCGCCGCCGCCGTCGCGCTCGGGCTGCTGGACGAGAGCGCGCTCAGGGACTACGGGAAGAACGGCTCCGGGGTCGAGGCCATCGGCAGCGAGCGCTCCCCGGTCGTCGACCACACCTGCGGCTCGCTCGGGCAGGGGCTGTCCGCCGCCGCCGGCTTCGCCCTGTCGGACCGGATGCGCGGACGGGACGTCCGCACCTTCGCGATGGTCAGCGACGGCGAGCTGGAGGAAGGCCAGGTATGGGAGGCCGCCATGTTCGCCGCGCACCACGGGCTCGCCTCGCTCACGGTGCTGGTGGACGCCAACAACTCGCAGGTCGACGGGCCCGTCGACACCGTCACCACCCTGGAGCCGATCGCCGCGAAGTGGGAGTCCTTCGGCTGGCACACGGCCGATGTCGACGGTCATGACCCGGTGGCCCTGGCCGCCGCGCTGGCGGACGCGGACGCGGAGCCGGACCGCCCGAGCGTGGTCGTGTGCCGGACCTCCACCAGCCATGGACTGGACTGTCTGCCGCCGGACGCCGACGGCCACTTCATCAAACTGTCCCCGGAGCTGGCCTGGCGGGCGATCGACGAGCTGACCCGCGAGCTGGAGGCACTCCATGCGTAG
- a CDS encoding PhoX family protein, which translates to MHELLPVLSTPRHAGGRSALTCRYRCGDACFQEVPNTSANAYAGDIIAGALSRRSMMRAAAVVTVAAAAGATAVGPGAGRAEAAAAARPTSSRHGRTDGARGLRFTPVAPNEHDTVTVPAGHAQSVVIRWGEPILRGAPDFDPERQSARAQSGQFGYNNDFLSLLPLRGEHGRQVMVANHEYTTETLMFRNYDPENPTREQVEISWAAHGLSVVVVEERRRSGALAPVPRHRLNRRITATTPFRITGPAAGAPLLRTGADPSGTRALGTFNNCAGGTTPWGTTLHGEENINIYFANGSRPTDQRYGIAPGATERKWERFDQRFDVAREPNEAHRFGWVVELDPFDPDSVPRKRTALGRFKHEGAQPRLTDDGRPVVYMGDDERFEYFYKFVSSRRMMRGTSRAAREHNLTLLDEGTLYVAKLTGDSPGEIDGSGRHPADGEFDGAGEWIPLATGEVSHVPGMTAEEVYVFTRLAADRAGATKMDRPEDVEPSPRTGRVYVALTNNTERGKPGKPGADEANPRVLNKHGQILELAEERDDPARERFAWRLFLVAGDPADPATYFAGFPKERVSPISCPDNVAFDPHGNMWISTDGNKLGSNDGLFGVATRGERRGELKQFLTVPVGAETCGPVIQDRRVLVAVQHPGELDGASVENPASTWPDGPGRIVRPAVVAVWRTDGRDIGV; encoded by the coding sequence GTGCACGAACTGCTGCCGGTTCTGAGCACCCCGCGCCACGCGGGCGGCCGGTCCGCGCTCACCTGCCGCTACCGCTGCGGTGACGCGTGTTTCCAGGAGGTCCCCAACACCAGCGCCAACGCGTACGCCGGTGACATCATCGCCGGGGCGCTCTCCCGGCGTTCGATGATGCGGGCCGCCGCCGTGGTGACGGTCGCCGCCGCGGCCGGGGCCACCGCCGTCGGTCCGGGCGCGGGGCGGGCCGAGGCCGCTGCCGCCGCCCGGCCGACGAGTTCCCGGCACGGCCGGACGGACGGGGCCCGGGGCCTGCGCTTCACCCCGGTCGCCCCCAACGAGCACGACACGGTGACCGTACCGGCGGGCCATGCGCAGAGCGTGGTGATCCGCTGGGGCGAACCGATCCTGCGCGGTGCGCCGGACTTCGACCCCGAACGCCAGAGCGCACGGGCGCAGTCCGGTCAATTCGGCTACAACAACGACTTCCTGTCCCTGCTGCCGCTGCGGGGCGAGCACGGGCGCCAGGTGATGGTGGCGAACCACGAATACACCACCGAGACGCTGATGTTCCGCAACTACGACCCGGAGAACCCGACGCGCGAGCAGGTGGAGATCTCCTGGGCCGCGCACGGTCTGTCGGTGGTCGTGGTGGAGGAGCGGCGGCGGTCGGGCGCGCTGGCGCCGGTGCCCCGGCACCGGCTCAACCGGCGGATCACCGCGACCACCCCGTTCCGGATCACCGGCCCGGCGGCGGGCGCGCCCCTGCTGCGCACGGGCGCCGATCCGTCGGGGACCCGCGCGCTCGGTACGTTCAACAACTGCGCGGGCGGTACGACGCCGTGGGGCACCACGCTGCACGGCGAGGAGAACATCAACATCTACTTCGCCAACGGCTCCCGCCCCACGGACCAGCGGTACGGCATCGCGCCGGGTGCCACCGAGCGGAAATGGGAGCGGTTCGACCAGCGGTTCGACGTGGCCCGGGAGCCGAACGAGGCGCATCGTTTCGGCTGGGTGGTCGAGCTGGACCCGTTCGACCCGGACTCGGTGCCGCGCAAGCGGACCGCGCTGGGCCGCTTCAAGCACGAGGGGGCGCAGCCCCGGCTGACCGACGACGGCCGTCCGGTGGTGTACATGGGCGACGACGAGCGGTTCGAGTACTTCTACAAGTTCGTGTCGTCGCGGCGGATGATGCGGGGCACCTCGCGGGCGGCGCGGGAGCACAACCTCACGCTGCTGGACGAGGGCACCCTGTACGTGGCGAAGCTGACGGGCGACAGTCCCGGCGAGATCGACGGCAGCGGGCGGCATCCCGCCGACGGCGAGTTCGACGGCGCCGGTGAGTGGATCCCGCTGGCGACGGGTGAGGTCTCGCACGTACCGGGGATGACGGCGGAGGAGGTGTACGTGTTCACCCGGCTGGCGGCCGACCGGGCCGGGGCGACGAAGATGGACCGTCCCGAGGACGTGGAGCCGTCCCCGCGCACCGGGCGGGTGTACGTGGCGCTGACGAACAACACCGAGCGCGGCAAGCCGGGCAAGCCCGGCGCGGACGAGGCCAATCCGCGCGTCCTCAACAAGCACGGGCAGATCCTGGAGCTGGCGGAGGAGCGCGACGACCCGGCGCGGGAACGTTTCGCGTGGCGGCTGTTCCTGGTGGCGGGCGATCCGGCGGACCCGGCGACGTACTTCGCGGGGTTCCCCAAGGAGCGGGTCTCCCCGATCTCGTGCCCGGACAATGTCGCGTTCGACCCGCACGGCAATATGTGGATCTCCACCGACGGCAACAAGCTCGGTTCGAACGACGGGCTGTTCGGGGTGGCGACCCGGGGCGAGCGGCGCGGTGAGCTGAAGCAGTTCCTGACGGTGCCGGTGGGTGCGGAGACCTGCGGTCCCGTCATCCAGGACCGCAGGGTGCTGGTCGCCGTGCAGCACCCCGGGGAGCTGGACGGCGCGTCGGTCGAGAACCCGGCGAGCACCTGGCCCGACGGTCCGGGCCGGATCGTCCGCCCGGCCGTGGTCGCGGTGTGGCGCACCGACGGGCGTGACATCGGCGTCTGA
- a CDS encoding helix-turn-helix domain-containing protein, which translates to MTEATDQHIGTRVRIARTASGLTQVEMAGFLGRSEHWVQDIERGRLALDRYSVISSIADLTDVDVVWLLGQPYRLRGDGGSLAHAHIPALRTGLRRAGLVLSGHPGLTPQGTPLATRDLHARAAAANRARQAADLPAVAVELPLLIEDLTTAIMTEGGRPRGEALRLMADAARTARMCLNKLGYPDLAWVAAEVAAGAATVLDDPLVRAAVAWDRCGALLHQGSLPEAAAVAEAALRDLEPLAAARTPEPQALSMRGALHLRAAVAFARGAGTSGDAWARINEALTDADWLGPDWHDVDQQTVFGRGTVAVHAAEVGVEVEEPDTGLTKVPDADITSVPSKERRTHYEIDRARAFERMGRLSAAVATLKGAASSAPYYVYADPMSRALVSTLASKGVPSQASALSSLVRGMELVR; encoded by the coding sequence ATGACCGAGGCCACGGACCAGCACATCGGTACTCGTGTGCGTATCGCCCGAACAGCTTCAGGACTCACCCAAGTCGAGATGGCAGGGTTCCTGGGCCGCTCCGAGCATTGGGTGCAGGACATCGAGCGCGGGCGGCTGGCCCTCGACCGGTACTCGGTGATCTCGTCGATCGCGGACCTGACCGATGTTGACGTGGTGTGGCTGCTGGGTCAGCCGTACCGGCTGCGGGGCGACGGCGGGTCCCTCGCACACGCTCACATCCCCGCACTCCGCACCGGACTGCGCCGGGCCGGACTCGTCCTGTCCGGCCACCCGGGGCTCACCCCGCAGGGCACCCCCTTGGCCACAAGGGACCTGCACGCACGTGCCGCCGCGGCGAATCGGGCGAGGCAGGCGGCGGACCTTCCCGCCGTCGCGGTCGAACTGCCGCTCCTGATCGAGGACCTGACCACGGCGATCATGACCGAGGGCGGACGGCCGCGCGGCGAGGCGCTGCGACTGATGGCCGACGCGGCACGCACGGCCCGCATGTGTCTCAACAAGCTCGGCTACCCCGATCTCGCGTGGGTGGCCGCCGAGGTCGCGGCGGGCGCCGCCACCGTTCTGGACGATCCGCTGGTGCGGGCCGCTGTCGCGTGGGACCGCTGTGGCGCACTCCTGCACCAGGGCTCCTTGCCGGAGGCCGCGGCAGTGGCCGAGGCGGCTTTGCGGGACCTGGAGCCGCTGGCCGCCGCCCGCACGCCCGAGCCCCAGGCTCTCTCGATGCGCGGAGCCCTGCATCTGCGCGCGGCGGTCGCGTTCGCCCGGGGCGCGGGCACCAGTGGTGACGCGTGGGCACGCATCAACGAGGCGTTGACGGACGCCGACTGGCTCGGCCCCGACTGGCACGACGTGGACCAGCAGACCGTGTTCGGACGCGGCACCGTCGCCGTCCACGCCGCCGAGGTCGGGGTCGAGGTCGAGGAACCGGACACCGGGCTGACCAAAGTGCCCGACGCCGATATCACCAGCGTGCCCAGCAAGGAACGCCGCACCCACTACGAGATCGACCGGGCGCGCGCGTTCGAACGGATGGGGCGACTGTCGGCGGCGGTCGCCACCCTGAAGGGAGCGGCGAGTTCCGCCCCCTATTACGTCTATGCCGACCCCATGTCACGAGCTCTGGTGTCGACGCTCGCGTCGAAGGGCGTTCCCTCACAGGCATCGGCTCTGTCATCGCTGGTCAGGGGGATGGAGCTCGTGCGCTGA